In Pieris napi chromosome 2, ilPieNapi1.2, whole genome shotgun sequence, the following proteins share a genomic window:
- the LOC125059925 gene encoding macrophage migration inhibitory factor-like, which yields MPHFRIETNVPKSKIPHDFVTKTVPVLAKALGKPESYCVVTVIPDLLMSFGGTTEPCAIANLMSIGALGVEQNKKHSKVLFELVEKELGVSHDRMYITFQDEPTGNVGFKGTTFHSIFG from the exons ATGCCGCATTTTCGCATTGAGACTAATGTCCCAAAATCTAAAATACCACATGATTTTGTTACCAAAACGGTGCCAGTTTTGGCTAAAGCTCTAGGCAAACCAGAATCA TACTGTGTTGTGACTGTGATTCCAGACCTACTAATGAGTTTTGGAGGCACTACAGAACCTTGTGCTATTGCTAACCTTATGTCTATTGGAGCTCTTGGTGtagaacaaaacaaaaagCATTCTAAAGTTCTTTTTGAGCTAGTGGAAAAAGAATTGGGTGTATCACACGATAG AATGTACATAACTTTCCAAGATGAACCAACAGGAAATGTTGGATTCAAGGGCACTACTTTCCATTCCATTTTTGGATAA
- the LOC125059908 gene encoding protein Red, with protein sequence MDEQRSVEDTPASQRLTNDDFRKLLMTPRSTPAGSHPVGSVREAMANAGAMPPPTENKSELRRKKKSYYAALKKQEDNKLAELAEKYRDRARERREGVQDVNPLDPLSNTTSAYRAVAPDAKSGMDAKERRRQMIQESKYLGGDINHTHLVKGLDYALLQKVRSEIQTHEQDEEAEMERLVSAPIEVVTEKKETPAEEEMQFETTVGKNIYNMIMELKNKKISRNELFAPGRMAYVVELEDEGTIDSDIPTTLTRSKADVPELDERSSSSAANEVVIEKLTQIFSYLRHGRHRKQKKKEKGRNDDSIYGDIGDYVGGDRRTEKHDDRPRTGYFDKPVETEKETGPGQLARRAPEDKDKRSAALLSRLAAEPEGYAECYPGLREMDDAIDDSDDEVDYSKMDAGNKKGPIGRWDFDTQEEYSAYMSSKEALPKAAFQYGVKTQDGRKTRKTKDKSEKAELDREWQQIQNIIQKRKAPQLSSDEPNFKTPKY encoded by the exons ATGGATGAACAAAGAAGTGTTGAGGACACTCCAGCTTCTCAGAGGCTCACGAATGACGATTTTAGGAAACTTCTTATGACGCCAAGGTCCACTCCAGCAGGATCACATCCTGTTGGTTCCGTTCGTGAGGCTATGGCAAACGCAGG GGCAATGCCACCACCAACAGAGAACAAAAGTGAACTGCGTCGCAAAAAGAAATCATATTATGCAGCATTGAAAAAACAAGAAGACAATAAATTGGCTGAACTTGCTGAGAAATATCGAGATAGAGCTCGTGAAAGAAGGGAAGGGGTTCAGGATGTAAATCCCTTGGATCCCTTGAGTAACACAACTAGTGCCTACag gGCTGTAGCACCAGATGCAAAATCTGGAATGGATGCAAAAGAGCGAAGACGTCAGATGATTCAG GAATCCAAATATCTTGGTGGTGACATTAATCATACTCACTTGGTAAAAGGTCTTGATTATGCCTTATTACAAAAG gtTCGTTCAGAAATACAGACACATGAGCAAGATGAAGAAGCAGAAATGGAGAGGCTTGTGTCTGCTCCGATTGAGGTTGTTACAGAGAAGAAGGAAACGCCAGCT gAAGAAGAAATGCAATTTGAAACAACTgtaggaaaaaatatttacaacatGATTATGGAGCTAAA aaATAAGAAGATATCAAGGAATGAACTATTTGCTCCCGGCCGTATGGCATATGTTGTGGAATTAGAGGATGAAGGGACAATAGACAGTGATATCCCAACGACACTAACGAGGAGTAAAGCTGATGTTCCAGAATTGGATGAAAGAAGCTCTTCATCAGCAGCCAATGAAGTGGTTATAGAGAAATTGACGCAGATATTCTCATATTTGAGGCATGGAAGACATAGGAAGCAGAAAAAGAAG GAAAAAGGTCGTAACGACGATTCGATATACGGCGATATTGGTGATTACGTGGGTGGGGACAGACGAACAGAAAAACACGATGACCGCCCACGGACTGGATACTTCGATAAGCCAGTAGAGACAGAGAAAGAGACGG gTCCAGGCCAATTAGCCCGCCGTGCCCCAGAAGACAAGGACAAACGATCGGCTGCGCTGCTCTCGCGCCTTGCAGCCGAACCCGAAGGATATGCCGAGTGTTATCCCGGTCTCAGGGAGATGGATGACGCCATTGACGACTCTGACGATGAGGTGGATTACTCCAAGATGGATGCTGGAAATAAGAAAGGACCTATTG gTCGCTGGGACTTCGATACCCAAGAAGAGTACTCGGCGTACATGAGTAGCAAAGAGGCGCTACCAAAAGCTGCTTTCCAATACGGAGTGAAGACACAAGACGGAAGAAAGACAAGGAAGACGAAAGATAAGAGTGAGAAGGCAGAACTGGATAGGGAATGGCAGCAG attcaaaatattatacaaaaacgcAAAGCACCACAATTATCTTCAGATGAGCCAAACTTTAAGACACcgaaatattaa
- the LOC125059138 gene encoding uncharacterized protein LOC125059138 isoform X1, translating to MESTPICRCRVLYLGSAVPQQSKDGLQGIQEPLRELYPEKGATTGGIDSWLSVWSNGILLENVDESGSRVSRFFPISSLHYCAAVRRVSVEGAPRFLPLDSPFARAPAARRPPLFAAVLRRTQGIKVLECHAFICRREAAANALVRCCFHAYADSSYAKRLEAERSPSQLPEPDEEVEVYDGDENHKVWIGEIERDDASDEIPHPARAPRPRQITRPASVPPPPPPPEEPKKKGTTKKSKKKSSASADELYATMPGPAPMMNGRSLGRAPPAWAAAHPMVLVAHPAATLPHARPSTLGHRGRVPAALAPGPYGPVPPPGRGRIQYATVDPRRSKPQPPALKAAQSMTTLEAVEDASGIYRKKGHMNERAFSYSIRQEHRSRSHGSLANLKFAAPPEVETGREELKKEREIMQLVAGLQLNSDEIERREIPPHMMRGRHAPR from the exons ATGGAGTCCACTCCGATCTGCCGGTGCCGTGTTTTGTACCTTGGCTCAGCGGTGCCGCAGCAGAGCAAGGACGGCTTGCAAGGCATCCAGGAACCTTTACGCGAATTGTATCCGGAAAAGGGAGCGACAACCGGCGGCATAGACTCGTGGCTTTCAGTGTGGTCAAATGGAATTTTGCTAGAGAATGTCGATGAGAGCGGCTCGAGAGTGTCGCGATTTTTTCCCATATCGAGCCTTCATTATTGCGCAGCCGTGAGACGTGTCAGTGTTGAGGGTGCGCCGAGATTTTTACCTTTAGACTCTCCGTTCGCTAGAGCGCCAGCGGCAAGGCGACCTCCTTTATTTGCAGCTGTTTTGCGCCGCACTCAAGGAATCAAAGTTCTCGAATGTCACGCCTTTATCTGCAGGCGTGAGGCGGCAGCCAATGCTCTAGTACGTTGTTGTTTTCACGCGTATGCGGATAGTTCATATGCTAAGCGCTTAGAAGCAGAGCGATCACCTTCACAACTCCCAGAGCCAGATGAAGAGGTTGAGGTTTATGACGGGGATGAAAATCATAAAGTTTGGATCGGAGAAATTGAGAGAGATGATGCGAGCGATGAGATTCCGCATCCCGCTCGTGCACCTCGACCTCGGCAGATAACCCGGCCTGCCTCTGTGCCACCTCCGCCCCCGCCGCCTGAAGAGCCTAAGAAAAAGGGTAcgacaaaaaaatctaaaaagaaATCATCTGCATCGGCAGATGAATTATACGCGACTATGCCAGGTCCGGCGCCCATGATGAATGGTAGATCTTTAGGTCGAGCCCCTCCAGCTTGGGCAGCGGCTCATCCTATGGTGTTGGTTGCGCATCCTGCTGCAACTTTACCACATGCGCGGCCATCTACTCTTGGTCACAGAGGTCGTGTCCCGGCTGCTTTAGCTCCAGGTCCCTACGGCCCAGTTCCGCCTCCGGGAAGAGGCAGAATTCAATACGCGACCGTCGACCCAAGACGCTCCAAACCGCAGCCGCCTGCTCTCAAAGCTGCTCAAAGTATGACGACTTTGGAAGCTGTTGAAGACGCCAGCGGAATATACAGAAAAAAGGGTCATATGAACGAGCGTGCTTTTTCTTACAGTATAAGACAAGAGCACAGAAGTCGATCGCATGGATCTCTAGCAAACCTTAAATTCGCTGCTCCACCAGAG GTGGAGACAGGTCGTGAAGAGTTGAAAAAGGAGCGAGAGATCATGCAGCTGGTGGCTGGGCTACAATTAAACTCAGACGAGATCGAAAGACGCGAAATACCACCACATATGATGAGAGGGCGACATGCGCCaag ATAA
- the LOC125059138 gene encoding uncharacterized protein LOC125059138 isoform X2: MESTPICRCRVLYLGSAVPQQSKDGLQGIQEPLRELYPEKGATTGGIDSWLSVWSNGILLENVDESGSRVSRFFPISSLHYCAAVRRVSVEGAPRFLPLDSPFARAPAARRPPLFAAVLRRTQGIKVLECHAFICRREAAANALVRCCFHAYADSSYAKRLEAERSPSQLPEPDEEVEVYDGDENHKVWIGEIERDDASDEIPHPARAPRPRQITRPASVPPPPPPPEEPKKKGTTKKSKKKSSASADELYATMPGPAPMMNGRSLGRAPPAWAAAHPMVLVAHPAATLPHARPSTLGHRGRVPAALAPGPYGPVPPPGRGRIQYATVDPRRSKPQPPALKAAQSMTTLEAVEDASGIYRKKGHMNERAFSYSIRQEHRSRSHGSLANLKFAAPPEVETGREELKKEREIMQLVAGLQLNSDEIERREIPPHMMRGRHAPR; encoded by the exons ATGGAGTCCACTCCGATCTGCCGGTGCCGTGTTTTGTACCTTGGCTCAGCGGTGCCGCAGCAGAGCAAGGACGGCTTGCAAGGCATCCAGGAACCTTTACGCGAATTGTATCCGGAAAAGGGAGCGACAACCGGCGGCATAGACTCGTGGCTTTCAGTGTGGTCAAATGGAATTTTGCTAGAGAATGTCGATGAGAGCGGCTCGAGAGTGTCGCGATTTTTTCCCATATCGAGCCTTCATTATTGCGCAGCCGTGAGACGTGTCAGTGTTGAGGGTGCGCCGAGATTTTTACCTTTAGACTCTCCGTTCGCTAGAGCGCCAGCGGCAAGGCGACCTCCTTTATTTGCAGCTGTTTTGCGCCGCACTCAAGGAATCAAAGTTCTCGAATGTCACGCCTTTATCTGCAGGCGTGAGGCGGCAGCCAATGCTCTAGTACGTTGTTGTTTTCACGCGTATGCGGATAGTTCATATGCTAAGCGCTTAGAAGCAGAGCGATCACCTTCACAACTCCCAGAGCCAGATGAAGAGGTTGAGGTTTATGACGGGGATGAAAATCATAAAGTTTGGATCGGAGAAATTGAGAGAGATGATGCGAGCGATGAGATTCCGCATCCCGCTCGTGCACCTCGACCTCGGCAGATAACCCGGCCTGCCTCTGTGCCACCTCCGCCCCCGCCGCCTGAAGAGCCTAAGAAAAAGGGTAcgacaaaaaaatctaaaaagaaATCATCTGCATCGGCAGATGAATTATACGCGACTATGCCAGGTCCGGCGCCCATGATGAATGGTAGATCTTTAGGTCGAGCCCCTCCAGCTTGGGCAGCGGCTCATCCTATGGTGTTGGTTGCGCATCCTGCTGCAACTTTACCACATGCGCGGCCATCTACTCTTGGTCACAGAGGTCGTGTCCCGGCTGCTTTAGCTCCAGGTCCCTACGGCCCAGTTCCGCCTCCGGGAAGAGGCAGAATTCAATACGCGACCGTCGACCCAAGACGCTCCAAACCGCAGCCGCCTGCTCTCAAAGCTGCTCAAAGTATGACGACTTTGGAAGCTGTTGAAGACGCCAGCGGAATATACAGAAAAAAGGGTCATATGAACGAGCGTGCTTTTTCTTACAGTATAAGACAAGAGCACAGAAGTCGATCGCATGGATCTCTAGCAAACCTTAAATTCGCTGCTCCACCAGAG GTGGAGACAGGTCGTGAAGAGTTGAAAAAGGAGCGAGAGATCATGCAGCTGGTGGCTGGGCTACAATTAAACTCAGACGAGATCGAAAGACGCGAAATACCACCACATATGATGAGAGGGCGACATGCGCCaaggtaa